Proteins encoded within one genomic window of Candidatus Dormiibacterota bacterium:
- a CDS encoding type II secretion system F family protein, with product MSIQLVFAAMAAIAALIVVMALMSNTRQPGAESELHMDSYNPEAGAKKGGVFDGFMESFNKSLTRNKGGRSSRLTDELAKADLKLRVSEYVMVIIGLIVLLCAVLFLRFHSPILALIGIPVGYFAPGFFLKFRQRRRLKAFNNQLGDTVVLLSNALKAGYSFAQAMATIAKSSSPPMADEFSRAVREMNLGVSVDDALQHMVKRIESEDFDLMVTAVQIHRVVGGNLAEILDTIAFTIRERIRIQGEIRTLTAQARASGYIITGLPFALALILTFISPTYITPLFHEWLGYVLIGMGLVSIAIGYGIISKITNIQV from the coding sequence GTGTCAATCCAGCTGGTCTTCGCGGCCATGGCAGCCATCGCGGCGCTGATCGTGGTCATGGCGCTTATGTCCAACACCCGGCAGCCCGGCGCAGAGTCCGAGCTGCACATGGACAGCTACAACCCCGAGGCCGGCGCCAAGAAAGGTGGCGTCTTCGATGGGTTCATGGAGAGTTTCAACAAGAGCCTGACCCGCAACAAGGGTGGGCGCAGCTCGCGCCTCACCGACGAGCTGGCCAAGGCTGACCTCAAGCTCCGCGTCTCGGAGTACGTGATGGTGATCATCGGCCTGATCGTCCTCCTCTGCGCCGTCCTGTTCCTCCGCTTCCACAGCCCGATCCTGGCGCTCATCGGGATCCCGGTCGGGTACTTCGCGCCCGGATTCTTCCTCAAGTTCCGGCAACGCCGCCGGCTCAAGGCCTTCAATAACCAGCTGGGCGACACGGTCGTCCTGCTCTCCAACGCGCTCAAGGCCGGCTACTCGTTCGCCCAGGCCATGGCGACGATCGCCAAGAGCTCCTCACCGCCCATGGCGGACGAGTTCAGTCGGGCAGTCCGCGAAATGAACCTCGGTGTCTCGGTCGATGACGCCTTGCAACACATGGTCAAGCGCATCGAATCCGAAGACTTTGACCTGATGGTCACCGCCGTGCAAATCCACCGCGTGGTCGGTGGCAACCTGGCCGAGATTCTGGACACCATCGCCTTCACGATCCGCGAACGTATCCGGATCCAGGGCGAGATCCGTACCCTGACCGCGCAGGCCCGCGCCTCCGGCTACATCATCACCGGCCTGCCCTTCGCGCTGGCGCTGATCCTGACCTTTATCTCGCCGACCTATATCACGCCACTCTTCCACGAATGGCTGGGCTATGTCCTCATCGGGATGGGCCTGGTCTCGATCGCGATCGGCTACGGCATCATCTCGAAAATCACGAACATCCAGGTGTAG
- the cpaB gene encoding Flp pilus assembly protein CpaB, with protein MATEVKPKSNRILLIFGVFLAIVAFGGALLVGRTSGGSVSVGGSKNVPAVVATKDIPASTQITADMVTVQQFSSDQAPPYAFRAKDLVVGKFAAIPIHTGSAIIDYDVVSDVSGVQPAKQAFLPIPAGMVGMQIPTGELVGVGGYIQPDDRIDVIVSYQPKGALQPLTKTSFTNLHVIRVGPAGGANTRGITSSLTVIVTLKQAEDLKWALDSTNYKFVLKSVKDYDVPDPDTSATSMDSFSSTYRVR; from the coding sequence TTGGCGACGGAGGTTAAGCCGAAGAGCAACCGCATCCTCTTGATCTTCGGTGTTTTCCTTGCCATTGTGGCGTTTGGAGGGGCCTTGCTCGTTGGCAGAACCTCGGGCGGCTCTGTATCGGTTGGAGGGTCGAAGAACGTGCCGGCTGTGGTCGCGACGAAAGACATCCCGGCATCGACCCAGATCACTGCGGACATGGTTACCGTCCAGCAGTTCTCGTCGGACCAGGCACCGCCCTACGCGTTCCGGGCCAAGGACCTGGTCGTCGGCAAGTTCGCGGCGATCCCGATCCATACAGGTTCCGCGATCATCGACTATGACGTTGTCAGCGATGTCAGTGGCGTCCAGCCGGCGAAGCAGGCGTTCCTGCCGATTCCAGCCGGCATGGTCGGAATGCAGATTCCGACCGGTGAGCTCGTCGGCGTAGGCGGTTACATCCAGCCGGACGACCGGATCGATGTTATCGTCAGCTACCAGCCGAAGGGCGCGCTACAGCCACTGACGAAAACCAGCTTTACCAACCTCCATGTGATCCGCGTTGGCCCGGCCGGCGGCGCCAACACCCGTGGAATCACCTCGAGCCTGACCGTCATCGTGACGCTCAAGCAGGCTGAGGACCTCAAGTGGGCGTTGGACAGCACCAACTACAAGTTCGTCCTCAAGTCCGTCAAGGACTACGATGTGCCCGACCCCGACACCAGCGCGACCTCGATGGACAGCTTCAGCAGCACGTACCGCGTCCGCTAG
- a CDS encoding type II secretion system F family protein: MSIFTIVFAFLAFAGIIIAMQAVTAKPRQDLIAERLAQYRDHNLTLDEIELSLPFSERFIKPVLERIGSLLTSRMAKNRQVVVQNKINLAGRPYGLSVNGLEVVKVIVGIVVALIAFWIGGLVFPTTFLLTVGVAGIGFILGRFLPDVWLNNKIKGRQKELRLALPNALDLLTISVEAGLGFDAAIGRLTEKFKNALSDEFAQVLNEIRLGRPRLEALDDMGRRSGVEELHTFIQALIQSEQLGVGIAKVLRIQSEEMRRRRRQRAEEQAAQAPLKMLFPMIGCIFPTLFIVLMGPAVIIIIHTFQHH; the protein is encoded by the coding sequence ATGAGTATTTTCACTATCGTCTTCGCCTTCCTGGCCTTCGCCGGCATCATCATCGCGATGCAGGCCGTCACGGCCAAACCCCGACAGGACCTGATCGCTGAACGGCTGGCGCAGTACCGCGACCACAACCTGACCCTCGACGAAATCGAGCTCTCGCTGCCCTTCAGCGAGCGCTTCATCAAGCCGGTGCTGGAGCGGATCGGCAGCTTGCTCACATCCCGCATGGCGAAGAACCGCCAGGTCGTCGTGCAGAACAAGATCAACCTCGCCGGCCGGCCCTATGGGTTGAGCGTCAACGGCCTGGAGGTCGTCAAGGTGATCGTCGGCATCGTCGTGGCGCTGATCGCCTTCTGGATCGGCGGCCTCGTGTTTCCGACCACGTTCCTCCTCACTGTCGGCGTCGCCGGCATCGGCTTCATCCTTGGGCGCTTCCTGCCCGACGTTTGGCTCAACAACAAGATCAAGGGGCGGCAGAAAGAGTTGCGCCTGGCGCTCCCCAACGCGCTCGACCTGCTGACCATCTCGGTGGAGGCGGGCCTCGGTTTCGACGCCGCCATCGGCCGGCTCACGGAAAAGTTCAAGAACGCGCTCTCCGACGAGTTCGCGCAGGTCCTCAACGAGATCCGGCTCGGCCGGCCGCGGTTGGAAGCGCTCGACGACATGGGCCGCCGCTCCGGCGTCGAGGAGCTGCATACCTTCATCCAGGCGCTGATCCAGTCGGAACAGCTCGGCGTCGGTATCGCGAAAGTGCTCCGCATCCAGTCGGAAGAGATGCGCCGCCGCCGCCGTCAGCGGGCGGAGGAGCAGGCCGCGCAGGCGCCCCTGAAAATGCTCTTCCCGATGATCGGCTGCATCTTCCCGACCCTGTTCATTGTCCTGATGGGCCCCGCGGTAATCATCATTATCCATACGTTTCAACATCATTAG
- a CDS encoding CpaF family protein, producing MSLLDRVQKQQAPDPNAPPDGAYVPQAGQAPSRQTLAAATRTRTPSELMAERIKNRLQSRLIEESADDSGDENRDQRAAHITETLNAVIAEMGVNLTKPEKQRLLDSVLNDFLGLGPIEALISDPTITEIMVNGPDQIFVEHKGKLTLSSVQFESEDQLRRVIDRIVSTIGRRIDEGSPMVDARLKDGSRVNVIIPPLSLNGPILTIRKFSKDPYKITDLIKFGTITDPMAQFVRACVRSRLNMLVSGGTGSGKTTTLNVLSSFIPEEERVVTVEDAAELQLNQEHVVTLESRPATVEGRGRIAIRDLVVNALRMRPDRIVVGECRGGEALDMLQAMNTGHDGSLTTIHANSPRDSLNRLETLVLMAGAELPSRAIREQISSAINVIVQQSRLRDGSRKIIAVSEVLGLHGDQVKVQDIFVFKQTGVSEDGKVQGYFTATGIIPKYFDHLQSSGEGVGKDIFTPSPDPAGQGGN from the coding sequence ATGTCGCTCCTGGATCGCGTCCAAAAGCAGCAGGCCCCTGATCCGAACGCGCCCCCCGACGGCGCCTACGTCCCGCAGGCGGGCCAGGCCCCCAGCCGCCAGACCCTGGCCGCCGCGACCCGCACCCGGACGCCGTCCGAGTTGATGGCCGAACGGATCAAGAACCGGCTCCAGTCGCGGCTGATCGAGGAGTCGGCTGACGACTCTGGGGACGAGAACCGCGACCAGCGGGCCGCCCACATCACCGAGACCCTGAACGCGGTGATCGCGGAAATGGGCGTGAACCTGACCAAGCCGGAGAAGCAGCGGCTGCTCGACTCGGTCCTCAACGACTTCCTCGGGCTCGGCCCGATCGAGGCGCTGATCAGCGATCCGACGATCACCGAGATCATGGTCAACGGACCTGACCAGATTTTCGTCGAGCATAAGGGCAAGCTGACGCTCTCCAGCGTTCAGTTCGAGAGCGAGGACCAGCTTCGGCGGGTGATCGACCGTATCGTCTCGACCATCGGCCGGCGCATCGACGAGGGCTCCCCGATGGTGGATGCCCGCCTCAAGGACGGGTCCCGTGTCAACGTCATCATCCCGCCGCTCTCCCTGAACGGGCCCATCCTGACCATCCGAAAGTTCTCCAAAGACCCCTACAAGATCACCGATCTGATCAAGTTCGGCACCATCACGGATCCGATGGCGCAGTTCGTGCGGGCCTGTGTCCGCTCGCGCCTGAACATGCTGGTCTCCGGCGGCACCGGCTCGGGCAAGACCACAACCCTCAACGTGCTCTCAAGCTTCATCCCGGAGGAGGAGCGGGTGGTGACGGTCGAGGACGCCGCCGAGCTGCAGCTCAACCAGGAGCACGTTGTAACACTTGAGTCACGACCGGCGACCGTGGAAGGCCGCGGCCGGATTGCCATTCGCGACCTGGTCGTCAACGCCCTCCGGATGCGCCCCGATCGGATCGTGGTCGGCGAGTGTCGCGGTGGCGAGGCCTTGGACATGCTCCAGGCAATGAATACAGGCCATGACGGATCGTTGACGACTATCCACGCGAACTCGCCGCGTGACAGTTTGAACCGTCTGGAAACGTTGGTGTTGATGGCGGGTGCAGAACTGCCCTCCCGGGCCATCCGGGAACAGATCTCGTCCGCCATAAACGTCATCGTGCAGCAGAGCCGCTTGCGGGACGGGTCGCGGAAGATCATCGCCGTCAGCGAGGTGCTCGGACTGCACGGCGACCAGGTAAAGGTGCAGGACATTTTCGTGTTCAAGCAGACAGGCGTCAGCGAAGACGGCAAAGTGCAGGGCTACTTCACGGCCACGGGCATCATTCCGAAATATTTCGACCACCTGCAGTCGTCAGGAGAGGGCGTGGGGAAGGACATCTTCACGCCGTCGCCGGATCCTGCCGGACAAGGAGGCAACTAA
- a CDS encoding CpaF family protein, giving the protein MVNASEVSQDELARYYEALGPIRDLVLDDSLTEVMVNGHENVYVERNGKILLTDRKFDDENHLLRVIDFIVSAVGRRIDFRTPMVDARLLDGSRVNAVISPIALDGPMLTIRKFSRDPFQAEDLVGFGTITNEAVGFLKACVMARANLLISGGTGTGKTTLLNVCSSFIPPDERIVTIEDAAELQLHQEHVCRMESRPPDLNGENKVGIRELVINALRMRPDRIVVGECRAGEALDMLQAMNTGHDGSLTTLHANTTRDALSRLETMVLMAGIDLPTKAIRQQTASAIDLVVQLSRMRDGQRKVTSITEITGMEGDTITMQEIFLYESHGADKNGVMTGVFRPTGIRPHIMDKLFAAGVPIPAELARVFPDRRANERPTK; this is encoded by the coding sequence ATGGTCAACGCGTCCGAGGTTTCGCAGGACGAGCTCGCCCGTTATTACGAGGCGCTGGGACCAATCCGGGACCTGGTGCTCGACGACAGCCTGACCGAAGTCATGGTCAACGGCCATGAAAACGTCTACGTCGAGCGCAACGGGAAGATCCTCCTCACCGACCGCAAGTTCGACGACGAGAACCACCTGCTGCGGGTGATCGACTTCATCGTCTCCGCGGTCGGTCGCCGCATCGACTTCCGCACCCCGATGGTCGACGCCCGGCTGCTCGACGGCTCGCGCGTCAACGCCGTCATCTCGCCGATCGCGCTCGACGGGCCGATGCTGACCATCCGAAAGTTCTCCCGCGATCCCTTCCAGGCCGAGGACCTTGTCGGCTTCGGCACGATCACCAACGAGGCCGTCGGCTTCCTCAAGGCCTGCGTCATGGCGCGAGCGAACCTCCTGATCTCGGGTGGAACCGGCACCGGGAAGACGACGCTCCTCAACGTCTGCTCCTCGTTCATCCCTCCCGACGAGCGCATCGTCACCATCGAGGATGCCGCCGAGTTGCAGCTTCACCAGGAGCACGTCTGCCGCATGGAATCCCGTCCACCCGACCTCAACGGTGAGAACAAGGTCGGCATCCGTGAGCTCGTCATCAACGCCCTTCGTATGCGCCCCGACCGCATCGTGGTCGGTGAGTGCCGTGCCGGCGAGGCGCTGGACATGCTCCAGGCGATGAACACCGGTCACGACGGCTCGCTGACCACTCTTCACGCCAACACCACCCGCGACGCGTTGTCCCGTCTGGAAACGATGGTGCTGATGGCGGGCATCGACCTGCCGACCAAAGCCATCCGCCAGCAGACCGCCTCCGCCATCGACCTGGTCGTGCAGCTCTCCCGCATGCGCGACGGTCAGCGCAAGGTCACCAGCATCACGGAGATCACCGGGATGGAAGGCGACACCATCACGATGCAGGAGATCTTCCTCTACGAGTCGCACGGCGCGGACAAGAATGGTGTCATGACCGGCGTCTTCCGGCCAACCGGGATTCGTCCGCACATCATGGATAAGCTGTTTGCCGCCGGCGTGCCGATTCCGGCGGAGCTGGCGCGGGTCTTCCCCGATCGCCGAGCCAACGAGCGGCCGACCAAGTAA
- a CDS encoding DUF192 domain-containing protein: MRLTKQDGTVVAEPLEIASNFISSGLGLMGRARLPEKGGLLIYGCNGIHMMFMRFPIDAVFVDKKGVVVKTYERLLPWIGMVPFVWRADKVAELPVGTIRRHVIKPGDQLLVA; the protein is encoded by the coding sequence TTGCGGTTAACTAAACAGGACGGAACGGTCGTCGCGGAGCCGCTCGAGATCGCCAGCAATTTCATCTCGTCGGGGCTGGGATTAATGGGACGGGCGAGGCTACCGGAGAAGGGCGGGCTGCTGATTTACGGCTGCAATGGGATCCACATGATGTTCATGCGGTTCCCGATCGACGCCGTCTTCGTCGACAAGAAAGGCGTCGTGGTCAAGACCTACGAGCGCCTGCTGCCCTGGATCGGCATGGTGCCCTTCGTCTGGCGCGCCGACAAAGTCGCCGAGCTGCCCGTCGGCACCATCCGGCGCCACGTCATCAAGCCCGGCGACCAGTTACTGGTCGCCTGA
- a CDS encoding isoprenylcysteine carboxylmethyltransferase family protein has translation MNDRASFIVGRALPIGVFGFLVAIQAELAAAGVQHAFHGDLDRTQAMYLLNRLLTFAFFGFLVVIYAVRSKAIARDHNPVAVAAALVGSFVLYGLFLVPGQARSSDISVLAESDICLACGITWALYSLSYLGRRFSIVPEARGLVTTGPYRFSRHPIYLGEIIAGFGLVLPTLFSLHAVVFAIFLGAQVVRTYFEERMLRSTYPQYEAYARHTRRLIPFVL, from the coding sequence ATGAATGACAGGGCGTCCTTCATCGTCGGACGGGCGCTACCCATCGGCGTCTTTGGCTTCCTGGTGGCCATTCAAGCGGAGCTGGCCGCTGCGGGCGTCCAGCACGCGTTCCACGGCGACCTGGACCGGACGCAGGCGATGTACCTGCTCAACCGACTCCTCACGTTCGCCTTCTTCGGCTTCCTGGTCGTGATTTATGCAGTGCGCAGCAAGGCCATCGCCCGGGATCACAACCCGGTGGCGGTCGCGGCGGCGCTGGTCGGCAGCTTCGTCCTCTACGGGCTCTTCCTCGTTCCCGGCCAGGCCCGCAGCAGCGACATCTCGGTGCTGGCCGAGAGCGATATCTGCCTCGCGTGCGGCATCACCTGGGCCCTGTACTCGCTGAGCTACCTGGGGAGGCGCTTCAGCATCGTGCCCGAGGCCCGCGGGTTGGTGACCACCGGTCCCTACCGGTTCAGCCGCCATCCCATCTACCTGGGAGAGATCATCGCGGGCTTCGGGTTGGTGTTGCCCACCCTGTTCAGCCTGCACGCGGTCGTGTTCGCCATCTTCCTCGGCGCCCAGGTGGTCCGTACCTATTTCGAGGAACGGATGCTCCGCAGCACCTACCCGCAGTACGAGGCCTACGCCCGGCACACCCGCCGGCTCATCCCCTTCGTCCTGTAG
- a CDS encoding histidine kinase, which produces MSAIQATDEIFDPFVLIHQSVTARLQIVEAELETAESKSRELEASLEQVRDQAEESRVVEKHLLNNLKQFSPAEVQETFANIRETQLSVERVQLEYEFLTARRAELKDQGQFLRSASQILADLQRMYGENGAPPTAAEGDKQFRDASRQVFQIIEEERMRIARDMHDGPAQSMANLVLQAEILERLLDRNPKQLVTELAEFKNSVRNALEETRQLIFDLRPMTLDDLGLVPTLRKFIKEYGDRYGLATRFNVVGQERRLPGNTEGVLFRIIQEALTNVHKHARAKMAEVTMNLQPNRVTVTIKDDGQGFDVARTEANLHKNKNLGLLSMRERAELEKGTLEIRSQPGRGTEVKVEISTGKR; this is translated from the coding sequence ATGAGTGCGATCCAGGCCACGGATGAGATCTTCGATCCATTCGTGTTGATTCACCAGTCGGTCACGGCCCGCCTGCAGATCGTCGAGGCGGAGCTGGAGACGGCTGAGTCGAAATCGAGGGAGCTGGAGGCGTCCCTGGAGCAGGTCCGGGACCAGGCCGAGGAATCGCGGGTGGTTGAAAAGCACCTGCTCAACAACCTCAAACAGTTCTCCCCGGCCGAGGTCCAGGAGACGTTCGCCAACATCCGGGAGACGCAGCTCAGCGTGGAGCGGGTGCAGCTCGAGTACGAGTTCCTCACCGCGCGCCGTGCCGAGCTGAAGGACCAGGGCCAGTTCCTCCGGTCCGCCAGCCAGATCCTGGCCGACCTGCAGCGGATGTACGGCGAGAACGGCGCGCCTCCGACCGCGGCCGAAGGTGACAAGCAGTTCCGCGACGCCTCACGCCAGGTGTTCCAGATCATCGAAGAGGAACGGATGCGGATCGCGCGCGACATGCACGATGGCCCGGCGCAATCGATGGCCAACCTCGTGCTCCAGGCCGAGATCCTGGAGCGGCTGCTCGACCGCAATCCCAAGCAGCTGGTGACGGAGCTGGCGGAATTCAAGAACAGTGTTCGCAACGCGCTGGAGGAGACTCGCCAGCTGATCTTCGACCTGCGGCCGATGACCCTCGACGACCTCGGCCTGGTCCCGACGCTGCGAAAGTTCATCAAGGAATATGGCGACCGCTATGGCCTGGCGACCCGCTTCAACGTGGTCGGCCAGGAGCGCCGGCTGCCGGGCAACACCGAGGGAGTGCTCTTCCGAATCATCCAGGAGGCGCTGACCAACGTCCACAAGCACGCCCGGGCGAAGATGGCGGAGGTGACGATGAACCTCCAGCCCAACCGCGTCACGGTCACGATCAAGGACGACGGCCAGGGATTCGACGTGGCCCGCACCGAGGCCAACCTGCACAAGAACAAGAACCTGGGGCTGCTCTCCATGCGTGAACGCGCGGAGTTGGAGAAGGGAACCCTCGAGATCCGTTCGCAACCCGGTCGCGGGACCGAAGTAAAAGTCGAGATTTCAACCGGCAAGCGCTAG
- a CDS encoding response regulator gives MSEPIKVLIVDDIASTLDNLQKLLSFEPDIQVVGTAMNGKEGIQQAQKLAPDIVLMDVNMPIMDGIQATETLAQEVPGSPVIIMSVQGERDYLRRAMQSGAREFLIKPFSGDELIASIRRVYQLEQKKESFLAKTTAGTEKAPAAPPGGESRPRGEHGQVFFFYSGKGGVGKSLIAANLAVSMANETKGKVALVDLDLQFGDIGVLLNLDHSQGITDLIENIDHMDPDFIREIMVDGPFGIKVLLPPISPELADLVTVDHVRRIFSELRKMFDYIIVDSSAHLGEINLEVLDHADRVVVVTSLSIPAIKNTKLALKIFDSLSIPPERVVLLLNKSDAHSEFNKESVEANLRFPIAGQIPNDPKLVINSINRGNPFVTTHPESEISQRIRELVAKLLPAVPVAAPETSEKKPRKGLFARR, from the coding sequence ATGAGCGAGCCAATCAAGGTCCTGATCGTGGATGACATCGCCAGCACCCTGGACAACCTCCAGAAGCTGCTTTCTTTCGAGCCGGACATCCAGGTCGTCGGCACGGCTATGAACGGCAAGGAAGGCATCCAGCAAGCCCAGAAGCTGGCACCGGACATCGTCCTGATGGACGTCAACATGCCGATCATGGATGGCATCCAGGCCACGGAGACGCTGGCCCAGGAGGTGCCCGGCTCGCCGGTCATCATCATGTCCGTCCAGGGCGAGCGCGACTACCTGCGGCGGGCGATGCAGTCGGGGGCCCGCGAGTTCCTGATCAAGCCCTTCAGCGGGGACGAGCTCATTGCCAGCATCCGGCGTGTCTATCAGCTGGAGCAGAAGAAGGAGTCGTTCCTGGCGAAGACCACCGCCGGGACGGAAAAGGCGCCCGCCGCGCCGCCGGGCGGCGAAAGTCGGCCACGGGGCGAACACGGCCAGGTCTTCTTCTTCTACTCAGGCAAGGGCGGCGTGGGGAAGTCCTTGATCGCCGCCAACCTCGCCGTGTCGATGGCGAACGAAACCAAGGGCAAGGTCGCGCTGGTCGACCTCGACCTGCAGTTCGGCGACATCGGTGTGCTCCTCAACCTGGATCACTCGCAGGGGATCACCGATCTGATCGAGAACATCGACCACATGGATCCCGACTTCATTCGCGAGATCATGGTGGACGGCCCGTTCGGGATCAAGGTTCTGCTGCCACCGATCAGCCCGGAGCTCGCCGACCTGGTCACGGTCGACCACGTCCGGCGAATCTTCAGCGAGCTCCGCAAGATGTTCGACTACATCATCGTCGACAGCAGCGCCCATCTCGGCGAGATCAACCTCGAGGTGCTCGACCACGCCGACCGGGTGGTGGTGGTCACCTCATTGAGCATCCCGGCGATCAAGAACACCAAGCTGGCCTTGAAGATCTTCGACTCGCTCTCCATCCCCCCGGAGCGCGTCGTCCTGCTGCTCAACAAGTCCGACGCCCACTCGGAATTCAACAAGGAGAGCGTGGAGGCGAACCTGCGCTTCCCGATCGCGGGCCAGATCCCCAACGACCCCAAACTGGTCATCAACTCGATCAACCGGGGAAATCCCTTCGTCACCACCCATCCGGAATCCGAGATCAGCCAGCGCATCCGCGAGCTCGTAGCCAAGCTGCTGCCGGCGGTGCCGGTGGCGGCGCCGGAGACTTCCGAGAAGAAACCCCGCAAGGGTCTGTTCGCCCGCCGTTAG
- a CDS encoding ComF family protein, with product MFPPRCGGCGRYGAAWCPACADGLRPASASTLAGIPLLAAGRLEGPLQHAIHAYKYRPRPQLASVLAQPLRRAIITADLSLPAVTFVPLHPRRRRERGFNQAERLAAELSRVLGVPLLSGLTRVRATPAQVGLSQAERRANLAGAFQWTATQPPPHGLGLVDDVCTTGATLTAAAEAVAEAGGSIGAFLVLAVAQTLPAVAVT from the coding sequence GTGTTTCCGCCGCGCTGCGGCGGCTGCGGACGTTATGGGGCGGCCTGGTGCCCTGCCTGCGCGGACGGCCTGCGGCCGGCTTCGGCCAGCACCTTGGCCGGCATTCCCCTGCTGGCGGCCGGGCGGCTCGAGGGTCCGCTGCAACACGCGATCCACGCCTACAAGTACCGGCCCCGACCGCAGCTCGCGTCCGTCCTGGCGCAACCCCTGCGCCGCGCCATCATCACGGCCGACTTGTCGCTGCCGGCCGTGACCTTCGTGCCCTTGCATCCCCGGCGCCGCCGCGAGCGCGGCTTCAACCAGGCCGAGCGGCTGGCCGCCGAGCTCTCCCGCGTGCTGGGCGTCCCGCTGCTGAGCGGGCTGACACGCGTCCGGGCCACGCCGGCACAGGTAGGGCTGAGCCAGGCTGAGCGGCGGGCCAACCTGGCGGGCGCCTTCCAGTGGACCGCCACCCAGCCGCCCCCGCACGGCCTGGGGCTGGTGGACGACGTCTGCACTACCGGCGCCACCCTGACGGCTGCGGCCGAGGCGGTGGCGGAAGCGGGGGGCTCGATCGGAGCCTTCCTGGTCCTGGCGGTCGCGCAAACTTTGCCGGCGGTCGCCGTTACATAG
- the raiA gene encoding ribosome-associated translation inhibitor RaiA, whose translation MEILIQAKKSAADPQMKAYAQAKLEKLTRHFDHILEARMELGTEKKKSLETMKVAELTVHVTGRTGNILKAVQAAEHMNEAVDLVVDKMDRQIRQHKEKLKDHRRSKSAAAAGQTSEVASSAVRSNGVAKIKRFKMRPMSEEQAREQMEELGHTFFLFLNEDSQELNLLYRRHDGSLGLLEADLD comes from the coding sequence ATGGAGATCTTGATCCAGGCCAAGAAGTCCGCGGCCGATCCCCAGATGAAGGCCTATGCACAGGCCAAGCTCGAGAAACTGACGCGGCATTTCGACCACATCCTGGAAGCTCGCATGGAGCTGGGCACCGAGAAGAAGAAGAGCCTCGAGACCATGAAGGTCGCCGAGCTCACCGTGCATGTCACCGGTCGCACGGGCAACATCCTCAAGGCCGTCCAGGCGGCCGAACATATGAACGAGGCCGTCGATCTCGTCGTCGACAAGATGGACCGGCAGATTCGTCAGCACAAGGAGAAGCTCAAGGACCATCGCCGGTCCAAATCCGCCGCAGCCGCCGGTCAGACGTCCGAGGTTGCCAGCAGCGCGGTGCGGTCGAACGGGGTGGCGAAGATCAAGCGCTTCAAGATGCGACCGATGTCCGAGGAGCAGGCGCGCGAGCAAATGGAGGAGTTGGGCCACACCTTCTTCCTCTTCCTCAACGAGGACAGCCAGGAGCTCAACCTCCTTTACCGGCGGCACGATGGGTCGCTCGGTCTGCTGGAAGCCGATCTGGACTAA
- a CDS encoding Flp family type IVb pilin yields the protein MLTNLYLKLRALLNREEGQGMVEYALILVLIAVVVIVVLIILGNQVKNVFCNISGGLGQ from the coding sequence ATGTTGACCAACCTTTATCTCAAGCTTCGCGCTCTGCTCAACCGTGAGGAAGGGCAGGGTATGGTCGAGTACGCCCTTATCCTCGTCTTGATCGCGGTGGTCGTGATCGTAGTCCTGATCATCCTCGGCAACCAGGTCAAGAACGTTTTCTGCAACATCTCGGGCGGCCTGGGCCAGTAG